The Pseudochaenichthys georgianus chromosome 8, fPseGeo1.2, whole genome shotgun sequence genome has a segment encoding these proteins:
- the LOC117450989 gene encoding cytochrome P450 2F3-like, which yields MDFSTTVILAGLIVALLWLCSVKNRRKYRLPPGPYALPLVGKLSQGKTKCNRTRIMRDDFSETYGPVITVYLGWQRVVVLVGYDAVKEALVDHADDFTGRGPLPFLMRATHGYGLGISNGERWRQLRRFTQTTLRDFGMGRKGMEQWIQEESQHLRDRVKTFKAKPFDPSFLLSLSVSNVICCLVFGQRFKYEDEKFLSLLQIITNTLRFASSPWGQMYNVFPRIVEHLPGSHNTAFARIEEIKGFVSMQIQEHKETMDPSSPRDFIDSFLIRSNQEKDIPSTEFHHENLVSTVLILFLAGTETTSSTIRYALSLFIKYPDIQERMQHEIDTVIGQSCPRMENRKSLPFTDAVIHEVQRFLDLVPFSIPHYALHDISFRGYTIPKDTVIIPLLHSVLKEEKHWETPWTFNPKHFLDQNDNFKKNPSFMPFSAGKRACAGESLARMELFIFLVSLLQNFTFSCTGGPDTINLNPEFSSFANIPRSSEIIATPR from the exons ATGGACTTTTCAACAACAGTGATCTTGGCAGGACTGATCGTAGCTCTGTTGTGGCTGTGCAGTGTCAAAAACAGAAGAAAGTATCGCCTGCCTCCAGGACCCTATGCGCTTCCTCTAGTAGGAAAACTTTCTCAAGGTAAGACTAAATGTAATCGGACAAGAATAATGAGAGATGAC TTCAGTGAAACCTACGGTCCTGTGATAACAGTGTACCTGGGCTGGCAGCGGGTGGTTGTTCTGGTAGGATACGATGCCGTGAAAGAGGCTCTGGTGGACCATGCAGATGACTTCACTGGCAGAGGTCCACTGCCGTTTCTGATGAGAGCGACCCATGGCTACG GTTTGGGGATCAGTAACGGGGAACGCTGGCGCCAACTTCGACGTTTCACACAGACAACCTTACGAGACTTTGGGATGGGACGCAAAGGCATGGAACAGTGGATCCAAGAAGAGAGCCAACATTTGAGGGATCGCGTAAAAACGTTCAAAG CCAAGCCATTTGACCCCTCATTCTTGTTGAGTCTCAGCGTGTCCAACGTGATCTGCTGCCTGGTGTTTGGCCAGCGCTTCAAATATGAAGATGAGAAGTTCCTGTCTCTTCTGCAGATAATAACAAACACCTTGAGATTTGCTAGTAGTCCCTGGGGTCAG ATGTACAACGTCTTTCCCCGCATCGTGGAGCATCTTCCCGGCAGCCATAACACTGCTTTTGCCCGGATTGAGGAGATAAAAGGGTTTGTGTCGATGCAGATCCAAGAGCACAAAGAGACAATGGACCCAAGCTCACCGAGGGACTTTATTGACAGCTTTCTCATCCGAAGCAATCAG GAAAAGGACATTCCTTCAACGGAGTTCCACCATGAAAACTTGGTCTCGACTGTGCTGATTCTCTTCCTGGCAGGAACGGAAACAACCAGCTCAACCATTAGATATGCTCTCAGTTTGTTCATAAAATACCCAGACATTCAGG AGAGAATGCAGCATGAGATTGACACTGTGATAGGACAAAGTTGTCCTCGCATGGAGAAcaggaagtccctcccctttacTGATGCAGTCATCCATGAGGTGCAGCGCTTTCTGGACCTTGTCCCATTCAGCATCCCTCACTACGCTCTCCATGACATCTCTTTCAGGGGTTACACAATCCCCAAG GACACTGTGATTATTCCTTTGCTTCACTCTGTGCTGAAAGAGGAAAAGCATTGGGAGACTCCCTGGACCTTCAACCCTAAGCACTTCCTGGACCAGAATGACAACTTTAAGAAAAATCCTTCTTTCATGCCTTTTTCTGCAG GGAAGAGAGCCTGTGCTGGCGAGTCTCTGGCTCGCATGGAGCTTTTTATCTTCCTAGTGTCACTGCTGCAGAATTTCACTTTTTCCTGCACTGGAGGCCCCGACACCATCAACCTCAATCCAGAGTTCAGCAGCTTCGCCAATATACCTCGCTCCTCCGAGATCATCGCCACGCCGCGTTGA